A single genomic interval of Arachis duranensis cultivar V14167 chromosome 7, aradu.V14167.gnm2.J7QH, whole genome shotgun sequence harbors:
- the LOC107459912 gene encoding probable CCR4-associated factor 1 homolog 6, translating to MPPVDSVEIREVWNHNVEEEFSIIREIVDDYPYIAMDTEFPGIVLRPVGNFKNSYDFHYQTLKENVDMLKLIQLGLTFSDEQGNLPRCGTSDAPCIWQFNFREFNLNEDVFANDSIELLRQSGIDFQKNNADGIDARRFGELLMSSGIVLNDNVHWVTFHSGYDFGYLLKLLTCQNLPETQTGFFNLINLYFPTVYDIKHLMKFCNSLHGGLNKLAELLEVERVGVCHQAGSDSLLTSSTFRKLKENFFSGSLQKYAGVLYGLGVENAQNTTH from the coding sequence ATGCCTCCTGTCGATTCGGTCGAAATTAGGGAGGTTTGGAACCACAATGTGGAGGAGGAATTCTCCATTATCCGTGAGATCGTGGACGATTACCCTTACATCGCCATGGACACGGAGTTCCCGGGAATCGTCCTCCGCCCCGTGGGAAACTTCAAGAACAGTTATGATTTTCATTACCAGACGCTGAAGGAGAACGTGGACATGTTGAAGCTCATCCAATTGGGGCTGACCTTCTCCGACGAGCAGGGCAACCTCCCTAGATGCGGCACCTCCGACGCCCCCTGCATCTGGCAGTTCAACTTCCGCGAGTTCAACCTGAACGAGGACGTCTTCGCGAACGACTCCATCGAGCTCCTCCGGCAGAGCGGCATCGATTTCCAAAAGAACAACGCGGACGGCATTGACGCCCGGCGTTTTGGGGAGCTGCTGATGTCGTCCGGGATCGTGTTGAACGACAATGTGCATTGGGTGACGTTCCACAGCGGTTATGATTTCGGGTACCTGCTGAAGCTGCTGACGTGTCAGAACCTGCCGGAGACGCAGACGGGGTTCTTCAACCTCATCAATTTGTATTTCCCCACCGTCTACGACATTAAGCATCTCATGAAGTTCTGCAACAGCCTCCACGGAGGCCTCAACAAGCTCGCTGAGCTCTTGGAGGTCGAGAGGGTTGGGGTCTGCCACCAGGCCGGTTCCGATAGTTTGCTGACGTCATCTACCTTCCGCAAGTTGAAGGAGAATTTCTTTAGTGGCTCCCTCCAGAAGTATGCTGGAGTCTTGTATGGATTAGGGGTTGAAAATGCACAGAATACTACTCATTGA